Part of the Rhodobacteraceae bacterium M385 genome is shown below.
GGGGCCGGTGTTGCTGGTGTTGTCCCTGGATCTGATCGTGTTCTCCAGCCTGATCGTGATTATCGTGACGGGAAGCCGCGATGGGCGCATGTCGCTTGGGGTGCTGCGCACGGTGGGGATCGGCCTGCTGAAGAACCCGATGATCGTGTCGATCGTTTTGGGGCTGGCGTGGTCCAGTACCGGTTGGACATTGCCCGGCCCGGTGAATGAGTTCACCGCGATTCTGGGCGCTGCCGCGACGCCGGGCGCCTTGTTCGCCATTGGCGCATCGCTGGCCGGAAAGTCAGCCGAGCGGATGTCTGTCGCGGGGTGGCTCACATTCTGCAAACTGGTGCTGCACCCGGCAGCCGTGGCGGTCGCCGCTCTGTTGATCTTCGATGTGCCGCCCTACGACGCCGCCGTGATGATCGCCGCGGCCTCTTTGCCCGTGGCGGGGAACGTCTATATCCTCGCGCAGCACTATGGCGTGGCCCCGCAACGGGTATCTGCCGCGATCCTTGTGTCTACCGCGCTGTCTATCCTGACCGTGTCTGCCGTCATCGCTTGGTTGGCGCCGATCTCCGGTGTGTGATCCCCGCGTTACGGGCACGTAAACTGCGGCAAACGCGATGAAACCGTTGCGCCACAACCCGCTGGCGCGTTAACCCATTCAAAACAACTGGGGGCACCGAGCCATGGAAACCATCTCTGAGAACAAAGCCTTTGGCGGCACGCAGGGCGTCTACACCCATAAATCCGACGCCACAGGCGGGGACATGACCTTTGGTTTGTTCATGCCCGGTGAAGCCGCAGACGGCCCTGTGCCAATCCTGTGGTATCTGTCGGGCCTGACCTGCACCCACGAGAACGCCATGAGCAAAGCCGGCGCCCAAGGGTGGGCCGCCGAACAAGGCATCGCGGTGATTTTCCCCGACACCTCGCCACGCGGCGAAGATGTGGCCGATGATCCGGCCTATGACCTTGGGCAAGGCGCTGGCTTCTATGTAAACGCCACCCAGAAACCTTGGGCCCCGCATTTTAACATGTGGGATTACATCGTCGATGATTTGCCCTCGCTGGTGTTCAAGAATTTTGCGCTGGATCAGGACCGCCAGGCGATTACCGGACATTCCATGGGCGGACACGGCGCGTTGACGATTGCCATGCGCCACCCCGATCGCTTCGCCTCGGTCTCTGCCTTTGCGCCGATCTGTAACCCGACGGAAAGTGAGTGGGGCCGCAAACAGCTAACCGCCTATCTGGGCGACGATCAAGAAATATGGGCGCCCCATGATGCCACGCTATTGATGCACGCCGCCGGTTTTGACGGGCCGATGCTGATCGACACGGGCACAAACGACCAGTTTGGCGATCTTCTGAAAACCGAAGCACTGGCCCACGCCGCGGCCCTGCGCCGCCAGGAAATCCAACTGCGGATGCAGCCGGGTTACGACCATTCCTATTTCTTCGTGTCGAGCTTCATGGAAGACCACATCACCTTCCACGCCGAAGCCCTGTATTCCGCCTGATGGCGGTTCAGGCCGTCATCTTTGACATCGGCAATGTGCTGATCGAGTGGCAACCCGAGCGCCATTATGACCGTGTGATCGGAGAGGTCCGGCGGCGCGAGATGTTCGCCGCCGTGGACCTGCACGCCATGAACGACCGCGTGGATCAGGGAGAGAACTTTTTGGAGATGGTGCAGGAATGCGCCGCCGCCTACCCCGCGTTTCACGATGAAATCATGCTGTGGCACGACGATTGGCTGCACATGGCCTCTCCTTCTATTCCGCAGTCGGTGGCACTCCTCCGCCAATTGCGTCGTCGTGGCGTCGCCGTGTTTGCGCTGTCAAATTTCGGGGTGGAGACCTTTGACATCGCCCTGCCGGAATATCCGTTTTTGGGTGAATTCGACCGGTCCTATATCTCGGGCCATATGGGGATCACAAAGCCCGATCCGCAGATTTATGCGCAGGTGGAGGCGGATTGTGGCCTAGCCCCTGAGAGCCTGCTTTTCGCCGACGACAGGGTCGATAATATTGAAGCCGCCACCAAGCGCGGATGGCAAACGCATCTGTTTGATGGCCCTAAAGGATGGGCCGAACGGCTGGTACAAGAAGGGCTGTTGAGCAAGGAGGAAGCAGGGTTATGACGCTGATTATCGGACCTGAGGCGGAAGCCTCGCTCGACTGGATCGCTTTGAGTGACGCCATAGAGGCGGGCCACCGGATGCCGCGCGCGCAGATCGACGACACATTCTTATATCGCGGCGAAGATACACTGCTTAGCCGCGCGGCGTGGATCGACGGGTTGGGCCAATTGGTGAAGACCGCCACGATCTTTCCGGGCAACAAGGATCTGGGAAAGCCTGCGATCAACGGCGGCGTGTGTCTGTTCTCGGACCGGGACGGCACGCTGGAGGCGATCATAGATTTCCATTTGCTAACCAAGTGGAAGACAGCGGGCGACAGTCTTTTGGCGGCGAGGAAGCTGGCGAGGCCGGACGCGAAGCGCATCCTGCTTGTGGGGGCGGGCAGCGTGGCGGAGTCGCTGTATCATGCCTATTCGGCGGCATTCCCTGACGCGCAGTTCACTATATGGAACAGAAGCCTTGCCAAAGCCGCCGCCTTTGCAGCACGCTATGAGGGCATGGAGATTGCCCGAGATCTGGAGACCGCCGTGGGCGAGGCCGATATCATCGGCACCGGAACAATGGCGACGGAGCCTGTGATTATGGGCAAGTGGCTGGCACCGGGCACGCACCTGGACCTGATCGGGGCGTATCGGCCAGACATGCGGGAAGCCGACGATGATGCCTTGAGGCGGTCTCGGGTTTTTGTGGACAGCCGGGCCACAACGCTGGGGCATATCGGAGAGTTGAAGATACCCTTGGAGGCAGGGGTTTTCTTTGAGAGCGATGTAGTGGCGGATTTCTACGAGATGGAAGCGGTGACACGGGCCTCGGACACGGAAATTACGCTGTGCAAGAATGGCGGAGGGGCGCATCTGGATTTGATGGTGGCCCGCTATATTCTGGACGCGGTGCGAGCCGGATAGGCTTATTTCGCGCGCGTTGCGCACGACCAATTAGGGGGGGCAGACCCGGCAACTGGGGGGCGCTGCCCCCCAGACCCCCCGGAGGTGTAAGGCCAAGATGAAGGGGAGCTAGGCCGAGAGGGCCGCGCGTTGGCCGAGGGGTGTTTCCTTGATTGGCAGGTGAATGATGGCGCTTAGGGCACCGACGCCGACGCCGACCCACCAGACGGCAGTGTAGTCGCCGTAGGCATCGAAGAGTTCTCCGCCAAGCCAGACGCCCATGAAGCTGCCCAACTGGTGGCTGAAGAAGACGATGCCATAGAGCGTGCCCATGTAGCGGAGGCCGTAGATGTAGCCGACAAGGCCGCTGGTGAGGGGAACAGTCGCGAGCCAGAGGGACCCCATCACTGCAGAGAAGACAAGGACCGAGGTGGGTGTCATCGGAAGCAGGATGAAGGCTGCGGCCGCGATGGTGCGGCCTGTGTAGATGGCGGCTAGGAGGTTCTTTTTCGAGTAGGTGTTCCCGAGGTAGGCCGCGAGGAGTGTGCCCCCGATGTTAGCCGCGCCGATCACCGCGATGGCCATGGCGCCAAGGGCAGAGGTCGTGGTGACACCCAACGAGTGCAGGACGCCGCCGGGGGCAATGGGGCCGCAGAATTCGGTGATAAAGGCCGGGAAGTGGGCTGTGATGAAGCCCAGTTGGTAGCCACAGGAGAAGAACCCGATGAAGATCAGGGTGAAAGAGGGATCGCGGATCGCTTTGCCGAGAATCTGCGCCAATGTCTCTTCCAATTGCGGCGAGGACGGGCGCTCTGGCGCGCGGAGGAGCGGCAGGAACAGGAGCGAAGCGAAGACCAGGGCCGCGAAGATCAGGAACACTGTTTGCCAGGGGAAGGCGCCCAAAAGCGCCTCGGCGATGGGGGGGCCGATGATTTGCCCGGCAGAGCCCATGGCGGTCGCCACGCCCAGTGTCATGGAGCGGTTTTTGTCAGACGCGGCACGGGCGACCATAGCGAGGATCACGCCGAAACCTGTGCCCGCAATGCCAAAGCCCACCAGCACCTCCAGCAATTGGTGCTGGCCGGGGGTGATCGCATAGGCCGATACCACTAGGCCCACCACATAAAGCGCGACACCCAGGAAGATCGCTTTGCGGTCGCCGAACTTCTCGGCAATTGCGCCGAAGACCGGCTGACCGATGCCCCATGCAAGGTTTTGCACCGCAATCGCCATGCTGAATTCCGCCCTTAGCCAGCCGAATTCTGCTGCGATGGGGATCTGGAACACGCCGAAGCTGGCCCGGATCGCGAAGCTGATCAGGATGATGGCACATCCGCCGATCAGGACGGGGGTGAAGAAGTTGTTTTGGCGATCCATTGGGGACTCTTTCCGGGTTTCAGGGCGACTGTGACGGGCCGGAGGTGGCGCGTCAAATCAGTGCTTGTGACCTATCGGTTCACATTCCTTGAAGGCGCTGATTTCTATGGGCAAACGCCCTAGGTTTCCGATAGAACGACGCCATGTCTCAGCCGCTTACCTTGCTTTACGATACCCGTGTCTCTGAGGGGCTTTTGCGCCCTGACCCTGCGCAACGTGCCGTTATGGCGCGTTTGGAAGAGGTGCGTGCCACCCTTGATGCGCCGCAGCCCAAGGGCTTTCTGGCAAGGTTTCGGAAGGCAGAACCGACCGGTTCGAGGGGGCTATACCTTTGGGGCGGCGTAGGACGCGGAAAATCCATGTTGATGGATTTGTTCTTTCAGCACGCGGGCATCGCCGAGAAGCGCCGGGTCCATTTCCATGCCTTCATGCAAGAGGTTCAGGCCGCGCTGCATGAAGCTCGAAAAACCGGCGTGGACGACGCGATCAAGCCGGTGGCCGAAGATATCGCCCGCGACCTGAAGTTACTGTGTTTCGATGAGATGCAGATCACCGATATCGCCGATGCGATGATCGTGGGGCGCTTGTTCGAGAGGTTGTTTGAGGCGGGCGTTGTGGTTGTCACGACCTCGAACAGGCCACCAGCAGACCTTTATAAGGACGGGTTGAACCGGCAGTTGTTTCTGCCCTTCATCGAGCTTCTGGAAGATCGGATGGAGGTCTATCAGCTCGATGCAGAGACTGATTATCGCCAAGACCGATTGTCCGGAGAGCCGGTTTGGTTCACCCCTGCCGACGCCAATGCAAAGCGGGCGATTGATGTCATTTGGCGCGACCTGACCGGCGGGCGGGATGAGCCGTTGACGCTAGAGGTGAAAGGCCGCGATGTGGTGATCCCAAGGTTCTGGGCGGGGCAGGCAAGGGCCAGTTTTGCAGCGCTTTGTGGCACCGCTTTGGGGCCAGCTGACTACCTTGCCTTGGTGGGGGCGGCCAACGTGTTGGTGCTGGAAGATATCCCAAAGATGGGCCCCGGCAATGCCAATGAAGCCAAGCGATTCGTGACGCTGATTGACACGCTATACGAAGGCAATGTGCGCCTGATCGCCAGCGCAGAGGCCGAGCCAGAGGCGCTTTACGTTGAAGGCGCGGGCGTCTTTGAATTTGAACGCACCGCCAGCCGTTTGCGCGAAATGCAGGGTGCGGAATGGGGCGCGCTGGCAGCGGGATAGGCCCCGCTCTACAGCCCGTCCAAGGCCGCTTGCACTGCTGTGAAATAGGCCCCGACATGGGCACCATCGGCCAAGGCGTGGTGCACCTCGAGGGTCATGGCCATGGACCAGCGCCCGCCGTTCTCGACTATCTTGCCCCAACTGACACGGGGGATGCAGTCATCAGGGCCGGGCATCGCATTGGTGATTGAAGAGTAATCCAGCCAAGGCAGGCAGGACATATAGCACAGGTCATCGCGCTCGTTAAAATTGGCCGCGAGGTTGCCGGACTTCGCCGCAGCGTCGATCAGGGATTTGGCCGTTGCGTCGAAGCGGAAGAAATCGGGATCAAAGGGCACATAGGCATAGGTGAAACTGCCTGTATCCGTGGGCACGGTCATCGACATTTCCACGGCATCGTGGCGGATGACACGATCGCCGCGAAACCGCATCAACAACTCAGGCACCCCGTGGATGCCAGCACCTATGGCGAAGAGGCTAGCGCGATAGGGCGACACGCCAGAAGGTTTCAGGTGCACCATTAGATCGGTCACGTCGATCCGAGAGGTGACCGCAAAGTGGGGGCGATCATAGGTGCGAAAGAAGTGATACTGCGCGGCACGGGGCCATGTGGAAAGATCTACGGGGTGTTCCATCAGCTTACCGGTATTGTGGATTCGCAGATAAGCGCGACATCCATCGGTTGCACGAAAAGCGGCGTGTTGGGGTCGATCGAGCTGTCTTCGATCCAGAGGTTATTGATGCACACGTCCTGGGCGTAATTGCCGCCGTTCCAGCCAAAACCCGCCTGCGCACCGCAGTTGTTCACTTGGCCGTTGGCGTTCCATTCCTGATATGAATTCTCCGCCCTGATGCCGCCAGTGGGGAATTGCAGGGTGGTGGTATCGAACCTCAGTAACCAAGAAGTGTCAGTCGTGACCTCTGTCAGGTTCCAAGAGCCGATGGCGACGCCGTCTATGTGGCCGATGATCTGGAAATCGGTGACTTGATCTTGGGTGATAAGGCCGCTGTCGAGAAGGGCATCAGGAAAGCCGATGTGACCTTCCATCGTGTATCCATTGGCCCCGACCCAACAGAACTGAAACTGCGCCGCATTCAGGGGCGCGGTTGTGAGGAGGAGGGCGGTGAGGAAGGAGGCGCGGTGAACCATGGGGCAAAGGTGGCGTGCGCGTCGGCGCAGGTCAACCATTGGCGTCAGCCGTTGGTTTTGAGGATCTCACCAGCCAGATAGAGAGAACCACAAATCAGGACACGGGCGGTTGGGTCGGTGGCGATGATTTGGGCCAACGCCTCATCCACGCTCGGCGCGATGTGGGTTTCTAACCCGGCGGCTTGGGCGGCCGAAGCGGTGTCTTCGGCGCTGAGCGTTGCCGTTTGGCCCGGAATGGAGACCGCCGTAAGGGATTTTGCCCAGGGGCGAAGGGGGGCCATGTAGCCGGTCACGTCTTTGGTGTTGAGCATCCCGCAGATCAGGTACGTGGGGCGCTTCGGCAAAGTCTCTAGCGTGGCGGCAATGGCACGGGACGCATGGGGATTATGCCCGCCGTCGAGCCAAAGCTCGGCCATGGGGGCCGTGTCCGCCAGGGGGCCGGAGCGGAGTTTCTGCATCCGCGCGGGCCAGGTGGCGTTCTCCATCGCGGCATCGGGGTTGCCGACGCCTAGGGTACGCAGAGCCGCCAAAGCAGTGCCCGCATTCTGGATTTGATGCGGCCCGGCGAGGGCGGGCATGGGCAGATCGAGCAGCCCGGTTTCGTCCTGGAAGATCAGGCGGCCACGTTCGGCGGAGACATGCCAGTGCTGACCATGGGCGATGACCGGCGCGCCAAGGCGGGCGGCTCTATCTTCGATCACCTCTAGGGCGGCGTCTTTCTGGGGCCCGACGATAACGGGCACGCCACGTTTGATGATGCCCGCTTTTTCGGTCGCGATTTCCGCCAGCGTATCGCCAAGGAACTGTTGGTGATCCAGATCAATGGGAGTGATGACGGACAGGGCAGGCGTGTCGATCACGTTGGTGGCGTCGAGCCTGCCGCCGAGGCCCACTTCCAGCAGCGTGTAATCGGCTGGCGTGGTTGCGAAGGCATGGAAAGCAGCGGCGGTTGTGATCTCAAAATAAGTGATCGGATCGGGGCCGTTGGCACTGAGGCAGATGTCGAGGGTTGTCGAGAGGTGATCCTCGTCGATCAGGGTTCCGGCTAGGCGGATGCGTTCGTGGAACCGTGCCAGGTGGGGCGAAGTATAGGCGTGGGCGGTAAGGCCTGCGCCTTCGAGGCCCGCCCGAATCATCGCTTGGGTGGAGCCTTTGCCGTTGGTGCCCGCCACGTGGATCACGGGGGGGATGCGCCGTTCGGGATGGTCGAGCGCGGCGAGGATGCGCCACATCCGATCGAGGGTCAGGTCGATGATCTTGGGGTGCAGCGCCATCATGCGCGCGAGCAGGTGATCCGATTGAGGCGTCATGGCAAATCCTGCGGGCAAGGCACCGATGGGAGGGGGCGAAAGGCTCCCCCTTTGGCGTTATACCGGGCTCAGGCGGGGTGCATGAGTTGTATTGGCCAAGATGAAGGGGAAGCGGCGCGTGTTAATCGGCCGAAGGGGGCGTGTCAGGGCCGGGTGACGAGGTGTCTTCTGGCGCTGCGCCAGACGCGGCCTCTGGGGTTGCGGCCGGGGTTTTGTCGGGCGCGGGCAGGTCACCGACGACAGCGGGGGAATGGCCCATGAGCATCCGGGTGATGGTGATCAGTTCTTCGCGCATCTGAGCCCGGTGGGTGACACGGTCCAGCATGCCGTGGTCGAGGAGATATTCAGCGCGCTGAAAGCCCTCGGGCAGTTTTTCACGGATGGTTTGTTCGATCACACGGGGGCCTGCGAAGCAGATCAGCGCGTTGGGTTCGGCGATGTGGACATCACCGAGCATCGCGTAAGACGCGGTGACGCCGCCCGTTGTGGGGTGGGTCAGGACCACGATGTAGGGAAGGTTCGCTTCCTTGAGCATCTGCACCGCGACGGTTGTACGGGGCATCTGCATCAGCGACAGGATGCCTTCCTGCATCCGAGCGCCGCCGGCGGCGGAGAACAGGATGAGGGGGCGTTTCAGGGCAACCGCGCGTTCGGCAGCGGCGATAATGGCGTTGCCCACGAACATGCCCATGGAGCCGCCCATGAAAGAGAAATCCTGTGCGGCAGCGACAATAGGTGTGCGGCCCATTTCGCCTTCGGCAACCAACATCGCCTCGGCCTCGGCCGTGTTGGCGCGGGCGGCCTTCATGCGGTCCGGGTATTTCTTTTGGTCACGGAACTTCAGCGGGTCGGCGACCGGTTCGGGCACGGAGATCTCGGTGAAGATGCCGTTGTCGAACAACGCCGTGAAGCGGTCACGCGGGGACAGGGCCATGTGGTGATCGCAGTTGGTGCAGACGTTAAGATTGTCCGACAGTTCCCGGTGGAACAGCATCGTGCCGCATTCGCTGCACTTCGACCACAGGTTCTCGGGCGTCTCACGACGGGAGAAGATGGAGTTGATCCGAGGGCGGACGTAGTTGGAAATCCAGTTCATGGTCGCAAAAATCCGGTCATTGGGCTTGGAGTCGAGATATTGTGCAATTGGCCAAATTGCAAATACCCATCGGTCATGTGCGGGCCACGGCGGCGCGGATGATGATCCATGTGACCACCGTCGTCCCCATATCCAGAAGGATCAGGGGCCTGATTTCGGCGGCCGCCGCTGAAATTGGTGCCACATAAAGCGCAAGACCCGAGAGGGGGCCATCGAGGGCGACAATCAGGATAGCCACGACATTATTCGCGAAATGGAAGCCCCAAGCCGCGCCGATAGAGCCTGTCTTAGCGGTCAGGTCAGCCGCCAGAAGGCCGAACAGCCCGGCGGCGGCCACGACATAGAGCGCGTTATCGCCCATGACAGAAGGTTGATAATGCAGGGAGGCAAACAGGATCGACGGCAGAACCATCCACCAAAGCGGCGATTTGAACCGCGCGGCCAATTGCTGCTGGAGGTAGCCGCGAAATAGCACCTCTTCCGCGCCGGTCTGGATGAAGACACCCGCCAAGGCCATCGGCAGGAAGGAAAGCCACAGTGCCCTCTCCATCGCTGGTTCTATGGCCACGTCATTGGGGATCAAGAAGGACGCCCCATAGACAAGTGCACAAACAGCCGCGGCAATCAGAAAGTGCCGAAACACTTTCGGCAGCGGTCCGAACAGGCTTCGGACGCGGCGACGGTGCAGCACCAGAACCGCGATCATCGGGCCTAGCGCCATGCCGACGAAAGTGGCCATCACCAAGAGCGTGCCGGTCGGGCCTGTCGCCTCGACCATTTCCGAGGCCCATTGCTCCATCCCTTGGGGGCCGGACACCAGGAAGATGACGCCGAAGACCAAGGCGATGCCGAGGCCATAGATGACCATTGCCAGCAACAGCCCAAGCAGGAGCCGCCAGATTTGTGGGTGGGTTCGGGCCGGGGCAACGAACTCGATATGAGCGGGGTACTGCATCGGGGTGCCTTGTTGTTTCGGCGGTTATTCTTAGCCTATCGCGCCCTAGGCGGCTTCGCAATCAGCGGGAGACGCGGTTGACCGAACAAGAAAGACACGCCAGCCTATTCCAAGGGAATTTATAGAATATTGAGGGGACAATTCATGAAATCATTCAAGATACTCGGAGCAGCTGCTTTGACCATCACAGCAGCGGGATGCGTCACCACGCAAGCGCCCGTGGCAAATGCAGAAGCCACCATGTCTTCTGCCTGCATTCAGGCCGTCGAGGTCGAGACTAACAACCACGACGTTGTGGTTCTGGGGTCCGACCCGCGCGGCGGCGTTCAGGACTACACGTTGCAAGTCGGGGGCACGGGCATTTGGTCTTGCATGGTCACGTCGTCCGGGCAGGTCACGAACGTGAGCTTTCTGGGCTCGGACGGATCGCCTTTGGCCTGAACATCGCAGGCAGGGTCCGAAGAACCGGTGCCTGCCTCTCTTGCCCCTTTTCGCGCAGCGCTCTATCCCATGGCAAAGCCAAATCTCGGCCCAAGCCAAAGCCAAGTTTCAGGGAGACGCGCCATGACCGCCAATCGGCCAGACAAATCCAAATTGCCAAGCCGCCATGTGACCGAGGGGCCCGAACGCGCGCCGCATCGGTCTTACTTCTACGCCATGGACCTGACGCAAGAGCAGATCGACCAGCCTTTCGTGGGCGTCGCCACCTGCTGGAACGAGGCCGCGCCTTGTAACATCGCCCTGAACTGGCAAGCGCAATCGGTGAAGCGCGGCGTGAAAGAAGCAAACGGCACCCCGCGCGAGTTCACCACGATCACCGTCACCGACGGCATCGCGATGGGCCACGAGGGCATGCGTTCATCCCTCGCGTCGCGCGATGCGATCACCGACACGGTGGAGCTGACGATGCGCGGCCATTGCTATGACGCGCTGGTGGGCCTTGCGGGCTGCGACAAATCCCTTCCCGGGATGATGATGGCGATGGTGCGTTTGAACGTGCCTTCCGTGTTCATGTACGGCGGCTCGATCCTGCCGGGTCAGCACGAAGGCAAGGACATCACAGTTCAAGATATGTTCGAGGCCGTGGGCAAATACCAAGCGGGCCAGATGTCCGACGCGGAATTGGCGATCCTGGAGCGTGTCGCCTGCCCAAGCGCCGGTGCCTGTGGCGGCCAGTTTACCGCCAACACGATGGCCTGTGTGTCCGAGGCGATTG
Proteins encoded:
- a CDS encoding CPBP family intramembrane metalloprotease produces the protein MQYPAHIEFVAPARTHPQIWRLLLGLLLAMVIYGLGIALVFGVIFLVSGPQGMEQWASEMVEATGPTGTLLVMATFVGMALGPMIAVLVLHRRRVRSLFGPLPKVFRHFLIAAAVCALVYGASFLIPNDVAIEPAMERALWLSFLPMALAGVFIQTGAEEVLFRGYLQQQLAARFKSPLWWMVLPSILFASLHYQPSVMGDNALYVVAAAGLFGLLAADLTAKTGSIGAAWGFHFANNVVAILIVALDGPLSGLALYVAPISAAAAEIRPLILLDMGTTVVTWIIIRAAVART
- a CDS encoding AFG1 family ATPase, which codes for MSQPLTLLYDTRVSEGLLRPDPAQRAVMARLEEVRATLDAPQPKGFLARFRKAEPTGSRGLYLWGGVGRGKSMLMDLFFQHAGIAEKRRVHFHAFMQEVQAALHEARKTGVDDAIKPVAEDIARDLKLLCFDEMQITDIADAMIVGRLFERLFEAGVVVVTTSNRPPADLYKDGLNRQLFLPFIELLEDRMEVYQLDAETDYRQDRLSGEPVWFTPADANAKRAIDVIWRDLTGGRDEPLTLEVKGRDVVIPRFWAGQARASFAALCGTALGPADYLALVGAANVLVLEDIPKMGPGNANEAKRFVTLIDTLYEGNVRLIASAEAEPEALYVEGAGVFEFERTASRLREMQGAEWGALAAG
- a CDS encoding HAD family phosphatase; this translates as MAVQAVIFDIGNVLIEWQPERHYDRVIGEVRRREMFAAVDLHAMNDRVDQGENFLEMVQECAAAYPAFHDEIMLWHDDWLHMASPSIPQSVALLRQLRRRGVAVFALSNFGVETFDIALPEYPFLGEFDRSYISGHMGITKPDPQIYAQVEADCGLAPESLLFADDRVDNIEAATKRGWQTHLFDGPKGWAERLVQEGLLSKEEAGL
- a CDS encoding ornithine cyclodeaminase — protein: MTLIIGPEAEASLDWIALSDAIEAGHRMPRAQIDDTFLYRGEDTLLSRAAWIDGLGQLVKTATIFPGNKDLGKPAINGGVCLFSDRDGTLEAIIDFHLLTKWKTAGDSLLAARKLARPDAKRILLVGAGSVAESLYHAYSAAFPDAQFTIWNRSLAKAAAFAARYEGMEIARDLETAVGEADIIGTGTMATEPVIMGKWLAPGTHLDLIGAYRPDMREADDDALRRSRVFVDSRATTLGHIGELKIPLEAGVFFESDVVADFYEMEAVTRASDTEITLCKNGGGAHLDLMVARYILDAVRAG
- a CDS encoding AEC family transporter; translation: MLEIFLKTLPFFALIALGFQACRTGFFTSEAAAYLTKFVFYFALSAMLFRFAANLSLAEIFDWQFVGAYLTGCFVVYFIATAVAMVRKRPVTEAAFEAQCAVIGNVGFLGVPMLVVLLGEASAGPVLLVLSLDLIVFSSLIVIIVTGSRDGRMSLGVLRTVGIGLLKNPMIVSIVLGLAWSSTGWTLPGPVNEFTAILGAAATPGALFAIGASLAGKSAERMSVAGWLTFCKLVLHPAAVAVAALLIFDVPPYDAAVMIAAASLPVAGNVYILAQHYGVAPQRVSAAILVSTALSILTVSAVIAWLAPISGV
- a CDS encoding MFS transporter, coding for MDRQNNFFTPVLIGGCAIILISFAIRASFGVFQIPIAAEFGWLRAEFSMAIAVQNLAWGIGQPVFGAIAEKFGDRKAIFLGVALYVVGLVVSAYAITPGQHQLLEVLVGFGIAGTGFGVILAMVARAASDKNRSMTLGVATAMGSAGQIIGPPIAEALLGAFPWQTVFLIFAALVFASLLFLPLLRAPERPSSPQLEETLAQILGKAIRDPSFTLIFIGFFSCGYQLGFITAHFPAFITEFCGPIAPGGVLHSLGVTTTSALGAMAIAVIGAANIGGTLLAAYLGNTYSKKNLLAAIYTGRTIAAAAFILLPMTPTSVLVFSAVMGSLWLATVPLTSGLVGYIYGLRYMGTLYGIVFFSHQLGSFMGVWLGGELFDAYGDYTAVWWVGVGVGALSAIIHLPIKETPLGQRAALSA
- a CDS encoding chloramphenicol acetyltransferase → MEHPVDLSTWPRAAQYHFFRTYDRPHFAVTSRIDVTDLMVHLKPSGVSPYRASLFAIGAGIHGVPELLMRFRGDRVIRHDAVEMSMTVPTDTGSFTYAYVPFDPDFFRFDATAKSLIDAAAKSGNLAANFNERDDLCYMSCLPWLDYSSITNAMPGPDDCIPRVSWGKIVENGGRWSMAMTLEVHHALADGAHVGAYFTAVQAALDGL
- the accD gene encoding acetyl-CoA carboxylase, carboxyltransferase subunit beta; this translates as MNWISNYVRPRINSIFSRRETPENLWSKCSECGTMLFHRELSDNLNVCTNCDHHMALSPRDRFTALFDNGIFTEISVPEPVADPLKFRDQKKYPDRMKAARANTAEAEAMLVAEGEMGRTPIVAAAQDFSFMGGSMGMFVGNAIIAAAERAVALKRPLILFSAAGGARMQEGILSLMQMPRTTVAVQMLKEANLPYIVVLTHPTTGGVTASYAMLGDVHIAEPNALICFAGPRVIEQTIREKLPEGFQRAEYLLDHGMLDRVTHRAQMREELITITRMLMGHSPAVVGDLPAPDKTPAATPEAASGAAPEDTSSPGPDTPPSAD
- a CDS encoding bifunctional folylpolyglutamate synthase/dihydrofolate synthase, producing the protein MTPQSDHLLARMMALHPKIIDLTLDRMWRILAALDHPERRIPPVIHVAGTNGKGSTQAMIRAGLEGAGLTAHAYTSPHLARFHERIRLAGTLIDEDHLSTTLDICLSANGPDPITYFEITTAAAFHAFATTPADYTLLEVGLGGRLDATNVIDTPALSVITPIDLDHQQFLGDTLAEIATEKAGIIKRGVPVIVGPQKDAALEVIEDRAARLGAPVIAHGQHWHVSAERGRLIFQDETGLLDLPMPALAGPHQIQNAGTALAALRTLGVGNPDAAMENATWPARMQKLRSGPLADTAPMAELWLDGGHNPHASRAIAATLETLPKRPTYLICGMLNTKDVTGYMAPLRPWAKSLTAVSIPGQTATLSAEDTASAAQAAGLETHIAPSVDEALAQIIATDPTARVLICGSLYLAGEILKTNG
- the fghA gene encoding S-formylglutathione hydrolase codes for the protein METISENKAFGGTQGVYTHKSDATGGDMTFGLFMPGEAADGPVPILWYLSGLTCTHENAMSKAGAQGWAAEQGIAVIFPDTSPRGEDVADDPAYDLGQGAGFYVNATQKPWAPHFNMWDYIVDDLPSLVFKNFALDQDRQAITGHSMGGHGALTIAMRHPDRFASVSAFAPICNPTESEWGRKQLTAYLGDDQEIWAPHDATLLMHAAGFDGPMLIDTGTNDQFGDLLKTEALAHAAALRRQEIQLRMQPGYDHSYFFVSSFMEDHITFHAEALYSA